Part of the Syntrophorhabdaceae bacterium genome, GGGGTAACATGTCCTAGGGTATTTCTTAATAATATTCATACACTAAGGGGGGCTTCATGAAAATCTGTTCAGGGAAATCACATAGGAAGATCATTGTTCTTTTTCTCATTGTTGCATTTATGTTTGTCAGCGGCTGCTCATCGGTGAGCAATTACAAATTTAACGGCGTGCAGCTCGGCAAGCAGTACGCCCAGGCTGAAAAAGAGACCACAACAGACGCAACCACAGAAGAAAAAGCTCCTGGTGAAAAAAGCTGGTTTGCACAGCATCCGAAAATGACAATCTTCCTGGGCATCTTGGCAGCAGGCGCGGTGTACTACGGTCTGGCAGCGTCAGGCGTGTTCGGCAGCGGCGCAGCAGGCGCAGGCGGAAGTGGCGGCGGAATTAGCGGTGGCGCAGGCGGCTTCTAAACCGCTTTTTGTTTTTTTATTTAATCTTTAATATTTCATCTGGTTTTTTCTTAAGAATATTTTTCCAATCTACAGGTTTTTGAGATTTCAGATAATCTCCGACGATATAATAAGCCAGGGTATATCGTTGTATGCCCTCCTTATCTTAAACCAAAAATAGGGTTCGCATAAAGAGCCTTATGATTTCTTTTCGGCCACAAAAAATATGTCGCCCTTCTTCAGAAGATTACCTAAGAATACTTCAAGAATGATCGGCTTAATCCATAATCTATATTCAAATTTAACAAGTTTAAATCCCGTGGAATTGAGCAGGTTTGTTATATTCATTTTTGTGAAATGATGCTGATGGGTATTCCATTCATCGCCATCTTTCCAGATTCTATTAATATCAACAACCGGGACACAGAAATAGAGAATCCCGCCAGGCTTCAGGACCCTGTTGCATTCTTTAAGGACCTTTTCCGGATTATAAACATGTTCAAGGAAATGGCATGAATAGACGACATCATATGTGTCGTTCTTTATCATATCCATATTATCTGCATCGCCAAGTATGTCAGGTTTCATCCTTGGATCTATATCGAAGGTTTTAATTGAAGGATAATAACTTTTCATTGGATACCGCTGAGGCCCTAATTCAAGTATCTTTTTATGCTGGTAATGCGATAGAAACTTCTTGTTTATTTCTCTGCTTCTAGGTTTATCGTAGTTCCTGTTTATAAAAATATTTGCCAAAAACATGATTTTACCTAAATTTTAAAGTTTAAATAATCACATGAAATTATATATTACCTCAGCCTGTTTACAGGTTTGAGAAGCTATCGCATGGGGTTATTTTGAACAGGTAATAAAACATTAAAAAGCTTATTGTATGTAAATATTAAACACTAGAAGTACATTACAGGATATACGTATCAAAATGGGATTAGAAAATGGAAACAAAACTGAACTTTAAGCCTTATGAAATATTGTTAATAGCAATATTCATA contains:
- a CDS encoding methyltransferase domain-containing protein, with amino-acid sequence MKSYYPSIKTFDIDPRMKPDILGDADNMDMIKNDTYDVVYSCHFLEHVYNPEKVLKECNRVLKPGGILYFCVPVVDINRIWKDGDEWNTHQHHFTKMNITNLLNSTGFKLVKFEYRLWIKPIILEVFLGNLLKKGDIFFVAEKKS